A single Biomphalaria glabrata chromosome 2, xgBioGlab47.1, whole genome shotgun sequence DNA region contains:
- the LOC106063825 gene encoding ankyrin-3-like, producing the protein MPQSRKRKINLPTETLPKQQRLCRAERKSLSRAAKVSVTRGQKALTKNSKQNTIKKLSQTIKATEPVSVRLEQAIHFCDNYSAIKILTSSDPADRCSKKLLSDVLLKACVRGMLPTVRVLLKQGAALNKKNILCGTPLTAAVENGFLDLAEFLIEKGADVNLTSGFSNTALIIAIKKQYSFSLITNLVKAGADLDVRNHEGKTAAMIAVERYDLKSLLILLKHGACLEIRDLSEKTVLDYASERNILEAVRLMSENCSDLNLLLNKALEDKENTVLHQFIDTDLVSLCSNNNHKKDLHSVVQNREINSNPEVLEDTKFNGIDFDESDDLNHEAPGNNTAKQVSTLPICVAAAKGKMAALKMLLSDGIDVNIQDNCNKMTPLMFAAANGHVDVVKYLHSQGADITLVSQEDFSALTYAIKSGHLQCVKLLLKLGAAINTKLDVFIAATENQINCLKLLSHHIDAADLDIEILSAAVRASNIKLVKFLIDKGMDVNAVNYSGESILLQSRNEQMSRLLIKKGAVVDCLSTIFTEDENDEDSDKEKTIAFLIKNGANLNEANVDGILPLIKATVKNKVNIAKVLLDGGASPDVRCPKGLTALMYAAQRDFTDMISLLLQHGASVNAETPEGRSVLMFAAMNGCEESVRLLLAHGADVHLKDKHGETALLMTTHDEVVKLLVDAGADVNIRNNEGLTPLQLSKMTRRFSLQKTLECLGARTEGIQGFSTDNGCTANLGKSGCQG; encoded by the exons ATGCCTCAAAGCAGAAAGCGAAAAATAAATCTACCAACTGAAACGTTACCTAAGCAGCAGAGACTCTGTAGAGCTGAAAGAAAAag TTTATCCAGGGCTGCCAAAGTTTCCGTTACAAGAGGCCAGAAAGCTTTAACTAAGAActccaaacaaaacacaattaaAAA ATTATCACAGACAATTAAAGCAACTGAGCCTGTAAGTGTTAGATTAGAACAGGCCATCCACTTCTGTGACAACTACAGTGCCATAAAGATCCTGACTTCTTCCGATCCGGCTGACCGCTGTAGTAAAAAGCTGCTCAGCGACGTCCTCCTGAAAGCATGCGTCAGAGGCATGCTGCCAACTGTCCGAGTTCTTTTAAAACAGGGAGCAGCCCtgaataaaaagaatattttgtgCGGTACCCCCCTTACCGCTGCAGTAGAAAACGGCTTTTTGGACTTGGCCGAATTTTTGATTGAGAAAGGAGCCGATGTGAACCTAACTTCGGGATTCAGCAACACCGCTTTGATCATCGCTATAAAAAAACAGTATTCTTTCTCATTAATTACAAACTTGGTCAAAGCCGGGGCAGACCTTGATGTAAGAAATCACGAGGGCAAGACGGCTGCCATGATTGCAGTGGAAAGGTATGATTTGAAATCACTGCTGATTTTACTGAAACACGGGGCTTGTCTTGAAATAAGAGATCTTTCGGAGAAAACGGTCCTGGACTATGCCTCAGAGAGGAACATCTTGGAGGCGGTGCGGCTGATGTCAGAGAATTGTTCCGACCTGAATCTGCTGTTGAACAAAGCACTAGAGGACAAGGAGAACACTGTGCTGCATCAATTCATTGACACTGACTTAGTCTCTCTGTGTTCAAACAATAATCACAAGAAGGATTTACACTCTGTTGTTCAAAACAGGGAGATAAATTCCAACCCTGAAGTCCTAGAAGATACCAAATTTAATGGCATAGATTTTGATGAATCGGATGACCTAAATCATGAAGCACCAGGCAATAACACAGCAAAACAAGTTAGTACATTACCAATCTGTGTGGCTGCAGCCAAGGGCAAGATGGCGGCTCTCAAGATGTTATTATCTGATGGAATAGATGTCAATATCCAAGACAATTGCAACAAAATGACGCCGTTAATGTTTGCTGCTGCCAACGGCCATGTTGATGTTGTTAAATATCTTCACAGCCAGGGTGCAGATATCACCTTAGTTAGCCAAGAAGATTTCTCTGCACTAACCTATGCAATCAAATCTGGACACTTGCAGTGTGttaaacttttattaaaattgGGAGCAGCTATCAACACAAAGCTTGATGTTTTCATCGCTGCTACTGAAAACCAAATCAACTGCTTAAAACTTCTCTCCCATCATATTGATGCAGCTGATCTGGATATTGAAATACTATCAGCTGCTGTCAGGGCATCCAACATAAAATTGGTGAAGTTTCTAATTGACAAGGGAATGGATGTGAATGCTGTAAATTATTCTGGGGAATCTATTCTTCTCCAATCAAGGAACGAACAAATGTCTCGTTTGCTTATTAAGAAAGGTGCTGTAGTCGACTGTTTGAGTACAATATTTACGGAAGATGAGAATGACGAAGATTCTGACAAAGAGAAAACTATTGCCTTCTTGATCAAAAATGGTGCCAATTTGAATGAAGCCAATGTGGACGGTATCTTACCACTAATAAAGGCAACAGTGAAGAATAAAGTTAACATAGCCAAAGTTCTTCTTGATGGAGGAGCCAGTCCTGATGTAAGATGCCCAAAGGGATTGACTGCGCTTATGTACGCTGCACAGAGGGACTTTACTGACATGATCAGCCTTCTGTTACAGCACGGAGCCTCAGTGAATGCAGAAACACCAGAAGGTCGGAGTGTCCTAATGTTTGCAGCCATGAATGGCTGTGAGGAGAGTGTCCGGCTTCTCTTGGCTCACGGTGCAGACGTCCATTTGAAAGATAAGCATGGAGAGACTGCCCTGCTGATGACCACCCACGATGAAGTAGTGAAACTGTTGGTCGACGCAGGAGCAGATGTAAACATTCGTAACAACGAAGGACTGACCCCCTTACAACTTTCCAAGATGACTCGAAGATTTTCCTTACAAAAAACATTGGAGTGTCTGGGGGCCAGGACGGAGGGTATTCAGGGTTTCAGCACTGATAATGGCTGCACTGCTAACTTGGGAAAGTCTGGGTGCCAAGGTTGA